From the Pseudomonadota bacterium genome, one window contains:
- a CDS encoding enoyl-CoA hydratase/isomerase family protein: MAVETVTKKVEYRVEGGVAILELQDPPANTYTYEMMRDLDEAILQARFDDEVHVIVIRGRGDKFFSAGANISMLREVTPRFKYFFCLHANETLNRLEQTPKLVIAALNGHTVGGGLEIAMAADIRIARRDAGKVGLPEVNLGVLPGTGGTQRLVRLVGKPKAIELMTTGRVFSFEEALELGIVNHVFDNDNFMQNVLDYARQFVPPNKAAKAVGLIKRSVISGAEVPFSEALSIERELQQQLFQSEDAKEGLAAYCDKRTAQFQGR, encoded by the coding sequence ATGGCTGTTGAAACCGTAACGAAGAAGGTCGAGTATCGAGTCGAGGGCGGAGTCGCCATCCTCGAGCTGCAAGATCCCCCCGCGAACACCTACACCTACGAGATGATGCGCGATCTCGACGAGGCCATCTTGCAGGCCCGCTTCGATGACGAGGTTCACGTCATCGTCATCCGCGGTCGGGGAGACAAGTTCTTCTCTGCGGGGGCCAACATCTCGATGCTGCGCGAGGTCACCCCGCGCTTCAAGTACTTCTTCTGCCTGCACGCCAACGAGACGCTCAACCGTCTCGAGCAGACCCCCAAGCTGGTCATCGCAGCCCTCAACGGCCACACCGTGGGCGGCGGACTCGAGATCGCCATGGCCGCCGACATCCGCATCGCCCGTCGCGACGCGGGCAAGGTGGGCCTGCCCGAGGTGAACCTCGGCGTGCTTCCGGGAACGGGCGGCACCCAGCGCCTGGTGCGCCTGGTGGGCAAGCCGAAGGCCATCGAGCTCATGACGACGGGGCGCGTGTTCTCGTTTGAAGAGGCTCTCGAGCTCGGCATCGTCAACCACGTCTTCGACAACGACAACTTCATGCAGAACGTGCTCGACTACGCGCGCCAGTTCGTTCCCCCGAACAAGGCGGCCAAAGCGGTGGGCCTCATCAAGCGCTCGGTCATCTCCGGCGCCGAGGTTCCCTTCAGCGAGGCCCTCTCCATCGAGCGCGAGCTCCAGCAGCAGCTCTTCCAGAGCGAAGACGCCAAAGAGGGGCTTGCCGCCTACTGCGACAAGCGCACGGCCCAGTTCCAGGGCCGTTGA
- a CDS encoding HAD family hydrolase: protein MRAPMSNLSPSTTAIVFDFDGCIADSLSLFHRLYQQTCDHFNLHLPVSTPDAFRAWYNARWERNFLDMGVSEENVQEVLDYARAHVDYSSVTLFPEVVSAVRSLAPQYRLGIASTTDASVIEGKLEAEGLRHLFGVVIGGEEGGSDKIARFGDALKGLGAEGRHSVGIGDTPLDVHCSRHWGMRTIGVTYGWNAEHLVAEARPDRLVRHPSEVEAAIRSLLA from the coding sequence ATGAGAGCACCCATGAGCAACCTTTCGCCCTCGACCACCGCCATCGTCTTCGATTTCGACGGCTGCATCGCCGATTCGCTCTCTCTCTTCCATCGGCTCTACCAACAGACGTGCGACCACTTCAACCTGCATCTGCCGGTCTCCACCCCCGATGCGTTCAGGGCCTGGTACAACGCCCGATGGGAACGCAACTTCCTTGACATGGGCGTCTCTGAGGAGAACGTGCAGGAAGTGCTCGACTATGCGCGCGCCCACGTCGATTACAGCAGCGTGACCCTCTTCCCTGAGGTGGTGAGCGCTGTGCGCAGTCTTGCGCCGCAATACCGCCTGGGCATCGCCTCCACCACCGACGCGAGCGTCATCGAGGGCAAGCTCGAGGCCGAGGGCCTGCGCCACCTGTTCGGCGTTGTCATCGGCGGTGAAGAAGGCGGCAGCGACAAGATCGCGCGCTTCGGAGACGCATTGAAGGGGCTGGGCGCCGAGGGGCGCCACTCGGTGGGCATCGGAGACACCCCCCTCGACGTGCACTGCTCACGGCACTGGGGCATGCGCACCATCGGTGTGACCTATGGGTGGAACGCCGAGCACCTGGTGGCCGAGGCGAGGCCCGACCGGCTCGTTCGCCACCCGAGTGAGGTCGAGGCGGCAATCCGCTCGCTGCTCGCCTGA
- a CDS encoding response regulator, which translates to MNPLPKPKTLLVDETRRTLRLAQTFLSQDCDVVACDSVQEAMEQLESVGFHVMVASAHLTSVNVFELVSMARELQPHLHCVVISDVAMPNEVLQTYPHVRGITAPYHPAALIAQVERLVAEGEAAADALYPSRAEG; encoded by the coding sequence ATGAACCCGCTCCCCAAGCCCAAGACCCTTCTGGTCGATGAGACGCGGCGAACGCTGCGTCTGGCCCAGACCTTTCTCTCGCAGGATTGCGATGTGGTGGCTTGCGACAGCGTGCAAGAGGCGATGGAGCAGCTCGAGAGCGTGGGCTTTCACGTGATGGTGGCGTCTGCGCATCTGACCTCGGTGAACGTCTTCGAGCTGGTCTCGATGGCACGAGAGCTCCAGCCCCACCTGCACTGCGTCGTCATCTCTGACGTGGCCATGCCGAACGAGGTGCTGCAGACCTACCCGCACGTGCGTGGCATCACGGCTCCCTACCACCCCGCCGCGCTGATCGCGCAGGTGGAGCGTCTCGTGGCCGAGGGAGAGGCGGCTGCAGACGCGCTCTATCCCAGTCGCGCCGAGGGATAG